A window of the Xenopus laevis strain J_2021 chromosome 9_10L, Xenopus_laevis_v10.1, whole genome shotgun sequence genome harbors these coding sequences:
- the LOC108701408 gene encoding disco-interacting protein 2 homolog A isoform X1, with product MWDCAGCLPLPLIVVTGSERGSQMLKCFFVRAAVVTSLCTFDCFLYLSEPTNPLTSRFKLADVELMQQHADTYSDITQKGYEKKRAKLLARYIPLIQGIVHGWVDPSLQAENKLAGSSQILITANKQQRSRSTSSRDERFRSDVHTEAVQAALAKYKERKMPMPSKRRSALVQPSVDTYTPPDTSSASEDEGSLFRQGHITSTPLQGHSSVEPWISRITQGSSTSSSASSTSSHPGAKPTASNSCPVIAAATMLADVMAHAQMESISAPPDVTTGLVGHSHHERPQMASVRGVPRGFNSSILETANGVPVNSRVSSKIQQLLNTLKRPKRPPLREFFLDDFEELLEVQQPDPNQPKSEGAEIALLKGEPLGVVSNWPPSLLTALNRWGTTQPKAPCLTSLDTTGKTLYTLTYGKLWSRSVKLAYTLLNKLTNKNEPLLKPGDRVALVFPNSDPVMFMVAFYGCLLSELIPVPIEVPLTRKDAGSQQIGFLLGCCSVSLALTTDACQKGLPKAQSGDVVTFKGWPRLAWFVIDGKHLMKPPKDWHPHIRDASKDGAYIEYKTSKEGSTMGVIVSQAAMLAHCHTLTQACGYSEAETLINVLDFKRDAGLWHGVLTSVMNRMHVISIPYALMKVNPLSWIQKVGAYKARVALVKSRDMHWSLLAQRDQRDLSLSSLRMLIVADGANPWSISSCDAFLNVFQSRGLRPEVISPCASSAEALTLSMHRPPDLGGVPPGKAVLSMNALSYSVIRADTEEKLSVLTVQDVGQVMPGACMCVVKTEGAPYLCKTDEVGELCVSSCSTGTAYFGLQGITKNVFETVPLTASGEALCNQTFTRTGLLGFIGPERLVFVVGKVDGQMIVSGRRHSCDDVVATALAVEPMKFVYRGRIAVFSVNVLHDERIVLVAEQRPDSSEEDSFQWMSRVLQAIDSIHQVGVYCLALVPANTLPKAPLGGIHISETKQHFLEGSLHPCNVLMCPHTCVTNLPKPRQKQPDVGPASMIVGNLVAGKRIAQACGRDVSQLEDNDQAKKFLYLADVLQWRAQTTPDHILLLLLNSKGAVSSSATCLQLHKKAERIAAGLVEKAHLSVGDHVALVYPPGIDLIATFFGCLYAGCIPITVRPPHPQNLATTLPTVKMIVEVSKSSCILTTQAIMRLLKSKEAAAAVDVKTWPTILDTEYFLIRAPYNETFPYSMISLGNLNKNPSDHNKELKYHAIKLNIPEIVLKNGTLMKEVYSEDMPKKKVLRAFRPASPETLAYLDFSVSTTGLLAGVKMSHSACSALCRSIKLQCELYPSRQIAICLDPYCGLGFALWCLCSVYSGHQSILVPPLELETNASLWLCAVSQYKVRVTFCSYSVMEMCTRGLGTQTGTLRSRGVNLSCVRTCMVVAEERPRISLTQSFSKLFKDLGLSTRAVSTTFGCRVNVAICLQPNRLGKLADQGTAGPDPTTVYVDMRALRHDRVRLVERGSPHSLPLMESGKILPGVKVIIAHTETKGPLGDSHLGEIWISSPHNANGYYTVYGEEALHADHFNARLSFGDTQTVWARTGYLGFLRRTELTDASGERHDALYVVGSLDETLELRGMRYHPIDIETSVIRAHKNIAECAVFTWTNLLVVVLELDGPEQEALDLVALVTNVVLEEHYLIVGVVVIVDPGVIPINSRGEKQRMHLRDGFLADQLDPIYVAYNM from the exons GTGACATCACTCAGAAAGGCTATGAGAAGAAGAGAGCTAAACTACTAGCTCGCTACATCCCTCTCATTCAAGGTATAGTCCATGGCT GGGTAGATCCTTCACTGCAAGCAGAGAACAAGCTTGCAGGCTCctctcaaattttaataactgCAAACAAGCAGCAGAGGTCCCGTTCCACCAGCTCAAGGGATGAACGCTTCCGATCGG ATGTTCACACAGAAGCTGTACAAGCTGCTCTGGCCAAATATAAGGAGAGAAAAATGCCCATGCCTTCCAAGAGACGTTCTGCCCTTGTCCAGCCCTCTGTAGACACCTACACCCCACCTG ACACGTCTTCTGCCTCGGAGGATGAGGGTTCATTGTTCCGCCAGGGGCACATCACATCCACACCGCTCCAGGGTCATTCCAGCGTGGAGCCCTGGATTAGCAGAATAACCCAGGGCTCCTCCACCTCATCATCTGCATCCTCCACCTCATCCCACCCAGGAGCCAAGCCTACTGCCTCCAATAGCTGTCCAGTCATCGCAGCTGCTACAATGCTGGCAGACGTCATGGCACATGCCCAGATGG AGAGTATTTCTGCTCCACCAGATGTAACAACAGGCCTGGTGGGACACTCTCACCATGAACGCCCACAGATGGCCTCAGTCCGAGGTGTTCCACGGGGGTTCAACAGCAGCATCCTAGAAACAGCTAATG GGGTTCCAGTAAACAGCAGAGTTTCTTCCAAAATACAGCAACTCCTCAATACATTAAAAAGGCCAAAGCGCCCACCTCTTAGAGAGTTCTTTTTGGATGATTTTGAGGAGCTCCTTGAAG TCCAGCAACCAGATCCAAACCAGCCTAAATCAGAGGGTGCAGAGATAGCTTTGCTCAAGGGGGAACCACTAGGGGTGGTGTCTAACTGGCCACCTTCATTGCTGACTGCTCTGAATCGATGGGGAACCACACAACCAAAAGCTCCCTGTCTAACCTCCTTGGACACAACTGGGAAAACTCTCTACACACTCACTTATG GCAAGCTGTGGAGTCGTAGTGTTAAACTGGCCTACACCCTCCTCAACAAGCTGACCAACAAGAATGAGCCGCTGCTGAAACCAGGGGACAGG GTTGCGCTCGTTTTTCCCAACAGCGATCCTGTTATGTTCATGGTTGCATTTTATGGCTGCCTTTTGTCAGAGCTGATTCCTGTGCCCATCGAAGTACCACTTACCAGGAAG GATGCTGGCAGTCAGCAGATTGGATTTCTTCTGGGGTGCTGCAGCGTGTCCCTAGCTCTCACAACAGATGCCTGTCAGAAAGGACTTCCCAAAGCCCAGAGTGGTGATGTGGTAACATTTAAAG GTTGGCCTCGCTTGGCATGGTTTGTTATTGATGGCAAACACTTAATGAAGCCTCCCAAAGACTGGCACCCTCATATCAGAGATGCCAGCAAAGATGGGGCTTACATAGAG TATAAGACCAGCAAAGAGGGCAGTACTATGGGTGTCATAGTGTCTCAGGCTGCAATGTTGGCACACTGCCATACTCTGACACAGGCATGCGGCTACTCTGAAG CGGAAACATTGATCAATGTTCTGGACTTCAAGCGGGATGCTGGACTTTGGCATGGTGTGCTGACA AGTGTTATGAACCGGATGCATGTGATCAGCATTCCGTATGCTCTGATGAAAGTCAATCCTCTATCCTGGATCCAGAAAGTTGGTGCCTATAAAG cACGTGTGGCCCTTGTCAAATCGCGTGACATGCACTGGTCCCTCCTGGCACAGCGAGACCAGCGGGATTTGAGCCTTAGTTCCCTGAGAATGCTGATTGTAGCAGATGGAGCAAATCCAT GGTCAATATCTTCCTGTGATGCCTTTCTCAACGTCTTCCAGTCTCGAGGCTTACGTCCTGAAGTAATTTCACCCTGTGCCAGCTCTGCTGAAGCGCTAACATTGTCAATGCATAG ACCACCAGATTTAGGCGGAGTGCCACCCGGAAAGGCTGTTTTATCCATGAATGCACTAAGCTACAGTGTTATACGTGCAGACACTGAAGAGAAGCTGTCTGTGCTGACTGTGCAGGATGTGGGCCAGGTCATGCCTGGAG cttGCATGTGTGTAGTAAAAACTGAGGGGGCACCATACCTATGCAAGACGGATGAGGTTGGTGAGCTCTGTGTGTCCTCTTGCTCCACTGGCACAGCATATTTTGGTCTCCAAGGGATCACCAAGAATGTATTTGAG ACTGTTCCACTGACTGCAAGTGGGGAGGCTTTGTGTAACCAAACCTTTACCAGAACTGGGCTACTTGGCTTCATAGGGCCA GAGCGGCTGGTGTTTGTGGTGGGGAAGGTGGACGGACAAATGATTGTAAGCGGGCGAAGACACAGCTGTGATGATGTAGTTGCGACAGCCTTGGCTGTGGAACCAATGAAATTTGTTTACAGAGGAAG GATAGCTGTGTTCTCAGTAAATGTTCTGCACGATGAGAGGATAGTACTGGTTGCAGAACAACGCCCTGATTCCTCTGAGGAGGACAGCTTTCAATGGATGAGCAGAGTACTTCAG GCCATTGACAGCATTCACCAGGTTGGTGTGTACTGTCTGGCCTTGGTTCCTGCCAACACTCTGCCCAAAGCACCACTTGGTGGAATTCACATCTCAGAAACCAAGCAGCACTTTCTGGAGGGCTCCCTGCATCCATGTAATGTTCTTATGTGCCCACATACTTGTGTTACCAACCTACCTAAGCCACGCCAAAAACAGCCAG ATGTGGGTCCTGCATCTATGATTGTGGGGAATCTGGTGGCAGGGAAGCGCATTGCACAAGCTTGTGGGAGGGATGTGTCTCAGCTTGAAGATAATGATCAagcaaaaaag tttttgtacTTGGCCGATGTATTGCAGTGGAGGGCCCAAACTACCCCCGATCATAtccttcttttacttctgaactcTAAG GGTGCAGTGTCCAGTTCTGCCACTTGTTTGCAGTTGCACAAAAAGGCAGAACGCATTGCTGCTGGGTTGGTTGAGAAAGCTCACCTCAGTGTTGGTGATCATGTGGCCCTGGTGTATCCTCCAg GAATTGACCTAATTGCCACATTTTTTGGCTGCCTTTATGCTGGCTGCATCCCAATCACTGTACGGCCTCCTCACCCACAAAACCTTGCTACCACACTGCCCACTGTTAAAATGATTGTAGAG GTGAGCAAATCATCTTGTATCCTTACAACACAAGCAATAATGCGACTTCTTAAGTCTAAGGAGGCTGCTGCAGCTGTGGACGTTAAAACATGGCCAACTATTTTGGACACAG AGTATTTCTTGATCAGAGCACCATACAATGAAACGTTTCCATATTCTATGATAAGCCTTGGAAACCTCAACAAAAACCCATCTGATCATAATAAAGAACTCAAGTACCATGCCATCAAATTGAACATCCCGGAAATTGTACTGAAGAATGGGACCCTGATGAAGGAGGTCTACTCAG AGGACATGCCAAAGAAAAAAGTATTGCGTGCTTTTAGGCCAGCCTCACCCGAAACTCTGGCATATCTGGATTTCAGTGTGTCTACTACGGGATTATTAGCAGGAGTAAAG ATGTCCCATTCAGCATGCAGTGCCTTATGCCGCTCCATTAAGCTACAGTGTGAACTGTATCCTTCTCGTCAGATAGCGATCTGTCTGGATCCATACTGTGGTTTAGGCTTTGCTCTCTGGTGCCTGTGCAG tgtATATTCCGGACACCAGTCTATTCTGGTGCCTCCATTGGAGTTGGAGACCAATGCCTCCCTATGGCTTTGCGCTGTTAGCCAATACAAAGTACGTGTCACTTTCTGCTCTTACTCTGTTATGGAAATGTGCACCCGAGGCCTAGGAACACAGACTGGTACCTTGAGG TCACGAGGTGTGAACCTTTCCTGTGTACGCACATGCATGGTAGTAGCAGAGGAGCGCCCACGTATTTCTCTTACTCAGTCCTTCTCGAAATTGTTcaaggacctggggctttccaccAGGGCTGTCAGCACCACATTTGGCTGCAGAGTCAACGTGGCCATTTGTTTACAG CCCAACAGACTGGGCAAGCTTGCTGACCAG GGTACTGCTGGTCCTGACCCAACCACTGTGTATGTAGATATGCGAGCCCTTCGGCATGATAG ggtGCGCTTAGTTGAGAGGGGGTCTCCACACAGTCTTCCACTGATGGAATCTGGGAAG ATTCTCCCTGGTGTTAAAGTTATCATTGCACACACAGAGACCAAAGGACCACTTGGGGACTCTCACTTGGGAGAG ATCTGGATAAGCAGCCCACACAATGCTAATGGTTATTACACTGTGTACGGAGAGGAGGCTCTGCATGCTGATCACTTTAATGCACGACTGAGCTTTGGTGATACTCAGACTGTGTGGGCACGTACAGGATACCTTGGGTTTCTTCGGAGAACAGAGCTAACTGATGCAAGTGGAG AGAGACACGATGCTCTGTATGTGGTTGGTTCCTTGGATGAGACTTTGGAGTTACGTGGCATGAGATATCACCCAATCGACATAGAAACATCTGTCATTCGAGCGCACAAAAACATTGCAGAGTG TGCTGTCTTCACATGGACAAATCTGCTGGTAGTTGTATTGGAACTTGATGGACCAGAACAAGAAGCACTAGATCTGGTGGCATTGGTGACCAATGTAGTTTTGGAGGAGCATTACCTTATTGTGGGAGTTGTGGTGATTGTGGATCCTGGTGTTATCCCAATTAATTCTCGTGGAGAGAAGCAGCGTATGCATTTACGAGATGGGTTTCTGGCTGATCAGCTGGATCCTATTTATGTTGCCTACAACATGTGA
- the LOC108701408 gene encoding disco-interacting protein 2 homolog A isoform X11 codes for MAERASCALLESLPAEVRESLAELELELSEGDITQKGYEKKRAKLLARYIPLIQGIVHGWVDPSLQAENKLAGSSQILITANKQQRSRSTSSRDERFRSDVHTEAVQAALAKYKERKMPMPSKRRSALVQPSVDTYTPPDTSSASEDEGSLFRQGHITSTPLQGHSSVEPWISRITQGSSTSSSASSTSSHPGAKPTASNSCPVIAAATMLADVMAHAQMESISAPPDVTTGLVGHSHHERPQMASVRGVPRGFNSSILETANGVPVNSRVSSKIQQLLNTLKRPKRPPLREFFLDDFEELLEVQQPDPNQPKSEGAEIALLKGEPLGVVSNWPPSLLTALNRWGTTQPKAPCLTSLDTTGKTLYTLTYGKLWSRSVKLAYTLLNKLTNKNEPLLKPGDRVALVFPNSDPVMFMVAFYGCLLSELIPVPIEVPLTRKDAGSQQIGFLLGCCSVSLALTTDACQKGLPKAQSGDVVTFKGWPRLAWFVIDGKHLMKPPKDWHPHIRDASKDGAYIEYKTSKEGSTMGVIVSQAAMLAHCHTLTQACGYSEAETLINVLDFKRDAGLWHGVLTSVMNRMHVISIPYALMKVNPLSWIQKVGAYKARVALVKSRDMHWSLLAQRDQRDLSLSSLRMLIVADGANPWSISSCDAFLNVFQSRGLRPEVISPCASSAEALTLSMHRPPDLGGVPPGKAVLSMNALSYSVIRADTEEKLSVLTVQDVGQVMPGACMCVVKTEGAPYLCKTDEVGELCVSSCSTGTAYFGLQGITKNVFETVPLTASGEALCNQTFTRTGLLGFIGPERLVFVVGKVDGQMIVSGRRHSCDDVVATALAVEPMKFVYRGRIAVFSVNVLHDERIVLVAEQRPDSSEEDSFQWMSRVLQAIDSIHQVGVYCLALVPANTLPKAPLGGIHISETKQHFLEGSLHPCNVLMCPHTCVTNLPKPRQKQPDVGPASMIVGNLVAGKRIAQACGRDVSQLEDNDQAKKFLYLADVLQWRAQTTPDHILLLLLNSKGAVSSSATCLQLHKKAERIAAGLVEKAHLSVGDHVALVYPPGIDLIATFFGCLYAGCIPITVRPPHPQNLATTLPTVKMIVEVSKSSCILTTQAIMRLLKSKEAAAAVDVKTWPTILDTEDMPKKKVLRAFRPASPETLAYLDFSVSTTGLLAGVKMSHSACSALCRSIKLQCELYPSRQIAICLDPYCGLGFALWCLCSVYSGHQSILVPPLELETNASLWLCAVSQYKVRVTFCSYSVMEMCTRGLGTQTGTLRSRGVNLSCVRTCMVVAEERPRISLTQSFSKLFKDLGLSTRAVSTTFGCRVNVAICLQGTAGPDPTTVYVDMRALRHDRVRLVERGSPHSLPLMESGKILPGVKVIIAHTETKGPLGDSHLGEIWISSPHNANGYYTVYGEEALHADHFNARLSFGDTQTVWARTGYLGFLRRTELTDASGERHDALYVVGSLDETLELRGMRYHPIDIETSVIRAHKNIAECAVFTWTNLLVVVLELDGPEQEALDLVALVTNVVLEEHYLIVGVVVIVDPGVIPINSRGEKQRMHLRDGFLADQLDPIYVAYNM; via the exons GTGACATCACTCAGAAAGGCTATGAGAAGAAGAGAGCTAAACTACTAGCTCGCTACATCCCTCTCATTCAAGGTATAGTCCATGGCT GGGTAGATCCTTCACTGCAAGCAGAGAACAAGCTTGCAGGCTCctctcaaattttaataactgCAAACAAGCAGCAGAGGTCCCGTTCCACCAGCTCAAGGGATGAACGCTTCCGATCGG ATGTTCACACAGAAGCTGTACAAGCTGCTCTGGCCAAATATAAGGAGAGAAAAATGCCCATGCCTTCCAAGAGACGTTCTGCCCTTGTCCAGCCCTCTGTAGACACCTACACCCCACCTG ACACGTCTTCTGCCTCGGAGGATGAGGGTTCATTGTTCCGCCAGGGGCACATCACATCCACACCGCTCCAGGGTCATTCCAGCGTGGAGCCCTGGATTAGCAGAATAACCCAGGGCTCCTCCACCTCATCATCTGCATCCTCCACCTCATCCCACCCAGGAGCCAAGCCTACTGCCTCCAATAGCTGTCCAGTCATCGCAGCTGCTACAATGCTGGCAGACGTCATGGCACATGCCCAGATGG AGAGTATTTCTGCTCCACCAGATGTAACAACAGGCCTGGTGGGACACTCTCACCATGAACGCCCACAGATGGCCTCAGTCCGAGGTGTTCCACGGGGGTTCAACAGCAGCATCCTAGAAACAGCTAATG GGGTTCCAGTAAACAGCAGAGTTTCTTCCAAAATACAGCAACTCCTCAATACATTAAAAAGGCCAAAGCGCCCACCTCTTAGAGAGTTCTTTTTGGATGATTTTGAGGAGCTCCTTGAAG TCCAGCAACCAGATCCAAACCAGCCTAAATCAGAGGGTGCAGAGATAGCTTTGCTCAAGGGGGAACCACTAGGGGTGGTGTCTAACTGGCCACCTTCATTGCTGACTGCTCTGAATCGATGGGGAACCACACAACCAAAAGCTCCCTGTCTAACCTCCTTGGACACAACTGGGAAAACTCTCTACACACTCACTTATG GCAAGCTGTGGAGTCGTAGTGTTAAACTGGCCTACACCCTCCTCAACAAGCTGACCAACAAGAATGAGCCGCTGCTGAAACCAGGGGACAGG GTTGCGCTCGTTTTTCCCAACAGCGATCCTGTTATGTTCATGGTTGCATTTTATGGCTGCCTTTTGTCAGAGCTGATTCCTGTGCCCATCGAAGTACCACTTACCAGGAAG GATGCTGGCAGTCAGCAGATTGGATTTCTTCTGGGGTGCTGCAGCGTGTCCCTAGCTCTCACAACAGATGCCTGTCAGAAAGGACTTCCCAAAGCCCAGAGTGGTGATGTGGTAACATTTAAAG GTTGGCCTCGCTTGGCATGGTTTGTTATTGATGGCAAACACTTAATGAAGCCTCCCAAAGACTGGCACCCTCATATCAGAGATGCCAGCAAAGATGGGGCTTACATAGAG TATAAGACCAGCAAAGAGGGCAGTACTATGGGTGTCATAGTGTCTCAGGCTGCAATGTTGGCACACTGCCATACTCTGACACAGGCATGCGGCTACTCTGAAG CGGAAACATTGATCAATGTTCTGGACTTCAAGCGGGATGCTGGACTTTGGCATGGTGTGCTGACA AGTGTTATGAACCGGATGCATGTGATCAGCATTCCGTATGCTCTGATGAAAGTCAATCCTCTATCCTGGATCCAGAAAGTTGGTGCCTATAAAG cACGTGTGGCCCTTGTCAAATCGCGTGACATGCACTGGTCCCTCCTGGCACAGCGAGACCAGCGGGATTTGAGCCTTAGTTCCCTGAGAATGCTGATTGTAGCAGATGGAGCAAATCCAT GGTCAATATCTTCCTGTGATGCCTTTCTCAACGTCTTCCAGTCTCGAGGCTTACGTCCTGAAGTAATTTCACCCTGTGCCAGCTCTGCTGAAGCGCTAACATTGTCAATGCATAG ACCACCAGATTTAGGCGGAGTGCCACCCGGAAAGGCTGTTTTATCCATGAATGCACTAAGCTACAGTGTTATACGTGCAGACACTGAAGAGAAGCTGTCTGTGCTGACTGTGCAGGATGTGGGCCAGGTCATGCCTGGAG cttGCATGTGTGTAGTAAAAACTGAGGGGGCACCATACCTATGCAAGACGGATGAGGTTGGTGAGCTCTGTGTGTCCTCTTGCTCCACTGGCACAGCATATTTTGGTCTCCAAGGGATCACCAAGAATGTATTTGAG ACTGTTCCACTGACTGCAAGTGGGGAGGCTTTGTGTAACCAAACCTTTACCAGAACTGGGCTACTTGGCTTCATAGGGCCA GAGCGGCTGGTGTTTGTGGTGGGGAAGGTGGACGGACAAATGATTGTAAGCGGGCGAAGACACAGCTGTGATGATGTAGTTGCGACAGCCTTGGCTGTGGAACCAATGAAATTTGTTTACAGAGGAAG GATAGCTGTGTTCTCAGTAAATGTTCTGCACGATGAGAGGATAGTACTGGTTGCAGAACAACGCCCTGATTCCTCTGAGGAGGACAGCTTTCAATGGATGAGCAGAGTACTTCAG GCCATTGACAGCATTCACCAGGTTGGTGTGTACTGTCTGGCCTTGGTTCCTGCCAACACTCTGCCCAAAGCACCACTTGGTGGAATTCACATCTCAGAAACCAAGCAGCACTTTCTGGAGGGCTCCCTGCATCCATGTAATGTTCTTATGTGCCCACATACTTGTGTTACCAACCTACCTAAGCCACGCCAAAAACAGCCAG ATGTGGGTCCTGCATCTATGATTGTGGGGAATCTGGTGGCAGGGAAGCGCATTGCACAAGCTTGTGGGAGGGATGTGTCTCAGCTTGAAGATAATGATCAagcaaaaaag tttttgtacTTGGCCGATGTATTGCAGTGGAGGGCCCAAACTACCCCCGATCATAtccttcttttacttctgaactcTAAG GGTGCAGTGTCCAGTTCTGCCACTTGTTTGCAGTTGCACAAAAAGGCAGAACGCATTGCTGCTGGGTTGGTTGAGAAAGCTCACCTCAGTGTTGGTGATCATGTGGCCCTGGTGTATCCTCCAg GAATTGACCTAATTGCCACATTTTTTGGCTGCCTTTATGCTGGCTGCATCCCAATCACTGTACGGCCTCCTCACCCACAAAACCTTGCTACCACACTGCCCACTGTTAAAATGATTGTAGAG GTGAGCAAATCATCTTGTATCCTTACAACACAAGCAATAATGCGACTTCTTAAGTCTAAGGAGGCTGCTGCAGCTGTGGACGTTAAAACATGGCCAACTATTTTGGACACAG AGGACATGCCAAAGAAAAAAGTATTGCGTGCTTTTAGGCCAGCCTCACCCGAAACTCTGGCATATCTGGATTTCAGTGTGTCTACTACGGGATTATTAGCAGGAGTAAAG ATGTCCCATTCAGCATGCAGTGCCTTATGCCGCTCCATTAAGCTACAGTGTGAACTGTATCCTTCTCGTCAGATAGCGATCTGTCTGGATCCATACTGTGGTTTAGGCTTTGCTCTCTGGTGCCTGTGCAG tgtATATTCCGGACACCAGTCTATTCTGGTGCCTCCATTGGAGTTGGAGACCAATGCCTCCCTATGGCTTTGCGCTGTTAGCCAATACAAAGTACGTGTCACTTTCTGCTCTTACTCTGTTATGGAAATGTGCACCCGAGGCCTAGGAACACAGACTGGTACCTTGAGG TCACGAGGTGTGAACCTTTCCTGTGTACGCACATGCATGGTAGTAGCAGAGGAGCGCCCACGTATTTCTCTTACTCAGTCCTTCTCGAAATTGTTcaaggacctggggctttccaccAGGGCTGTCAGCACCACATTTGGCTGCAGAGTCAACGTGGCCATTTGTTTACAG GGTACTGCTGGTCCTGACCCAACCACTGTGTATGTAGATATGCGAGCCCTTCGGCATGATAG ggtGCGCTTAGTTGAGAGGGGGTCTCCACACAGTCTTCCACTGATGGAATCTGGGAAG ATTCTCCCTGGTGTTAAAGTTATCATTGCACACACAGAGACCAAAGGACCACTTGGGGACTCTCACTTGGGAGAG ATCTGGATAAGCAGCCCACACAATGCTAATGGTTATTACACTGTGTACGGAGAGGAGGCTCTGCATGCTGATCACTTTAATGCACGACTGAGCTTTGGTGATACTCAGACTGTGTGGGCACGTACAGGATACCTTGGGTTTCTTCGGAGAACAGAGCTAACTGATGCAAGTGGAG AGAGACACGATGCTCTGTATGTGGTTGGTTCCTTGGATGAGACTTTGGAGTTACGTGGCATGAGATATCACCCAATCGACATAGAAACATCTGTCATTCGAGCGCACAAAAACATTGCAGAGTG TGCTGTCTTCACATGGACAAATCTGCTGGTAGTTGTATTGGAACTTGATGGACCAGAACAAGAAGCACTAGATCTGGTGGCATTGGTGACCAATGTAGTTTTGGAGGAGCATTACCTTATTGTGGGAGTTGTGGTGATTGTGGATCCTGGTGTTATCCCAATTAATTCTCGTGGAGAGAAGCAGCGTATGCATTTACGAGATGGGTTTCTGGCTGATCAGCTGGATCCTATTTATGTTGCCTACAACATGTGA